From Garra rufa chromosome 19, GarRuf1.0, whole genome shotgun sequence, the proteins below share one genomic window:
- the LOC141292632 gene encoding guanine nucleotide-binding protein G(I)/G(S)/G(O) subunit gamma-8, with protein sequence MSNNMAKIADARKTVEQLKLEVNIDRMMVSKAAAELMAYCESHAKEDPLVTPVPSSENPFREKKIFCTIL encoded by the exons ATGTCTAATAACATGGCCAAGATTGCAGATGCGCGGAAAACAGTGGAACAACTCAAACTGGAGGTGAACATTGATAGGATGATG GTATCTAAAGCAGCAGCTGAGCTGATGGCGTACTGTGAGTCCCATGCAAAAGAAGACCCCCTGGTGACCCCCGTACCATCCTCAGAAAACCCCTTCAGAGAGAAGAAAATTTTCTGCACGATTCTGTAG